A part of Pseudoalteromonas arctica A 37-1-2 genomic DNA contains:
- a CDS encoding VpsF family polysaccharide biosynthesis protein (VpsF, distantly related to oligosaccharide ligases, is encoded next to the probable flippase VpsE.): MNSRTIYKVMFFVFISSFILGGYLLEGLGVKYVSDGGSPLVKIHIYSYVLLFFVVLLTFKKGISKPLGNLKELKTAWLISSLSISIVVLYGLYRFGTSGMAYLIDTIVSALLAIYLLSQLKNEHKDKLLKLVAYLLFINSVIAILEFIVGRTFTYVNFSSFTYFRSTALLTHPLNNALITASLALLLLNKTKIPVFIYFTVVFVSLFAFGGRGAAGVFLVGFAIMTLPNLMHFFTTGIKMSKLKFALAQAFFLLTLIAIILILILTPVGERIISKLYIDGSAQARFDVFIILEQLSVSEWLMGASASIMNNLEFYIGINVIENYVIGWVVSFGLFGTALLLLSSFLLSIKMVWKNDIYMQVSLLILFSVSLTNNALTTKTPVIMLFFSCLYLVYSRKYKNEVI, from the coding sequence ATGAATAGCCGAACTATATACAAAGTAATGTTTTTTGTTTTTATATCGTCTTTTATTTTAGGCGGATATCTACTGGAAGGTTTAGGTGTTAAATATGTTTCTGATGGTGGTAGCCCTTTAGTAAAAATCCATATATATAGTTATGTTTTATTGTTTTTTGTTGTGTTACTTACGTTTAAAAAAGGCATCAGTAAACCGCTAGGTAATTTAAAAGAACTAAAAACCGCGTGGCTAATAAGCTCGCTGAGTATTTCTATTGTTGTATTATATGGATTATATCGATTTGGTACTTCAGGTATGGCCTATTTAATTGATACAATAGTGTCTGCACTGTTGGCTATATATCTTTTAAGCCAATTAAAAAATGAACATAAAGACAAGCTATTAAAATTAGTGGCTTATTTGTTATTCATTAATTCTGTAATTGCTATCTTAGAATTTATAGTTGGTCGAACCTTTACTTATGTTAATTTTTCAAGTTTTACATATTTTCGTTCAACGGCATTGTTAACTCACCCATTAAATAATGCCTTGATCACAGCATCCCTAGCTTTATTATTATTAAATAAGACGAAAATCCCTGTATTTATTTACTTTACGGTTGTATTTGTATCGCTATTTGCTTTTGGTGGAAGAGGAGCAGCAGGCGTTTTTTTAGTAGGTTTTGCAATAATGACTTTGCCAAACTTGATGCATTTTTTTACAACGGGCATTAAAATGTCAAAACTTAAATTTGCATTAGCGCAGGCATTTTTTTTACTCACGTTAATAGCAATAATCTTAATTCTTATACTTACACCTGTGGGTGAACGGATTATAAGTAAACTATATATAGATGGCAGCGCACAAGCGCGTTTTGATGTGTTTATTATTTTAGAGCAATTAAGTGTTAGTGAATGGCTGATGGGTGCTTCAGCTTCAATTATGAATAATTTAGAGTTTTATATTGGTATTAATGTAATAGAAAACTATGTAATAGGGTGGGTAGTCAGCTTTGGTTTATTTGGCACCGCTTTACTTCTTCTTTCTAGTTTTTTATTATCAATAAAAATGGTTTGGAAAAATGATATTTACATGCAAGTTTCTTTATTAATATTGTTTTCGGTATCGTTAACAAATAACGCCCTTACCACTAAAACCCCTGTCATCATGTTGTTTTTTTCGTGTTTATATTTAGTTTATTCAAGGAAGTATAAAAATGAAGTTATATAA
- a CDS encoding oligosaccharide flippase family protein: MHKSLLKYAPVQIFAAISVFALISIHTKLLKTTEYGMLALMLLTVEVVRAVAAQWVNSSMLRLLPSKKEEEYEHFAAIATSIIFCCTLPALVLVILGLYLTDLLTFYTFIATFLLFLTKVFYLFYLELARAMERLNRYRVSVLTQSIMAIVLTIGLLFFYPDTVSALCALFLSYIAAGLIVFKPLKFSISKLRTADAQAVFSYGLPLMVSGLVAAISSRLDRYFIADTLDLAQTGIYSAISNILLGIGALVFMVVALPSYPELAKKINNKTELYKAHGEYLTLLCLVTLPALVGFCLLAEPIMQLLLSEEYLSQDSTIIYILCAGVFVVNLKAHYIDHGLQFPLNTKYLPKISVFSLVVNLTLLISLIPLYGLIGAASAFFITSLFSFSVALFLSIKKGYKYVIPMQVYKIIISTVCMAIFLPKLRIYNFSETNVAILNVTFDVIIGLFIFLLVLTSLNYKKCKIWISNK, encoded by the coding sequence ATGCATAAATCATTACTCAAATATGCCCCTGTACAAATTTTTGCAGCGATCAGTGTTTTTGCCTTAATTAGCATACATACAAAGTTATTAAAGACAACGGAATACGGTATGTTGGCACTAATGCTACTCACTGTAGAAGTTGTTAGGGCAGTTGCAGCCCAGTGGGTTAATTCTAGTATGCTGCGTTTACTCCCTAGTAAAAAAGAAGAAGAGTATGAGCACTTTGCCGCTATAGCCACTTCAATTATTTTTTGCTGCACGTTACCTGCACTAGTATTAGTCATTTTAGGTTTGTATTTAACTGATTTATTAACGTTTTACACTTTTATAGCTACATTTTTACTATTTTTAACAAAAGTTTTTTATCTGTTCTATCTAGAATTAGCACGAGCTATGGAGCGTTTAAATCGATATAGGGTGTCTGTACTAACGCAATCCATAATGGCTATTGTACTTACAATAGGCTTGTTGTTTTTTTATCCTGATACAGTATCTGCACTGTGTGCCTTATTTTTAAGTTATATTGCTGCGGGTTTAATCGTATTTAAACCTTTAAAGTTTAGTATAAGTAAACTTAGAACTGCTGATGCTCAGGCTGTTTTTTCATATGGCTTACCATTAATGGTAAGTGGGCTGGTAGCAGCCATATCAAGCCGCTTAGACCGTTATTTTATAGCCGATACTCTCGATTTAGCACAAACGGGTATATATTCTGCTATCTCGAATATTTTACTTGGTATTGGTGCACTTGTTTTTATGGTTGTTGCTTTACCTAGTTATCCAGAACTTGCAAAAAAAATCAATAATAAGACTGAACTATATAAAGCGCATGGTGAGTATTTAACTTTATTATGTTTAGTCACATTACCTGCTTTAGTTGGCTTTTGTTTATTAGCAGAACCAATAATGCAACTATTGCTTAGTGAAGAATACTTATCTCAAGACTCAACAATTATTTATATTTTATGTGCAGGAGTATTTGTTGTAAATTTAAAAGCACATTATATAGACCATGGTTTACAGTTTCCCTTAAATACCAAGTACCTCCCAAAAATTAGTGTTTTTTCTTTAGTCGTTAATCTTACTTTATTAATTTCCTTAATACCTCTTTACGGTTTAATCGGCGCAGCAAGTGCTTTTTTTATTACGAGTCTGTTCTCATTTAGCGTGGCTTTATTTTTATCTATTAAAAAAGGGTATAAATACGTTATACCAATGCAAGTATACAAAATTATTATTTCAACGGTATGTATGGCTATTTTCCTGCCTAAGCTTCGTATTTATAATTTTTCAGAAACTAATGTAGCTATATTAAATGTTACTTTTGATGTGATTATAGGTTTATTTATATTTTTATTGGTACTCACCTCGCTTAATTACAAAAAATGTAAAATATGGATATCAAATAAATGA
- a CDS encoding undecaprenyl-phosphate glucose phosphotransferase, whose translation MTSSRTFKPNGSSDANFYRLFDIFALFLAFQCSALFYSFELTPIYMVSVLTVALSFLYCAEIFSAYRSWRAGKFRTMVLCAWGSLFSAFSVLLVISFAFKFTESLSRIGLGLWFLLSVTFLYSWRLAAYLFKRSRRKLGLNLRNVAIVGATESAVHLYNEIAKNDELGFKFLGFYDDRQPERLFENSAKHDVAGRIQDVVNAARNGEIGVLYIALPMKADKRIADILLQLGDTTVDVHIIPDFLISNLIHARIEHVGDVDTLSVFESPFIGAREFIKRTEDIVVASIILILISPILVAIAFAVKFTSKGPVIFKQDRYGLDGRKIKVWKFRSMSVTENSAVVTQATKNDARITPLGSFLRRTSLDELPQFINVLKGDMSIVGPRPHAVAHNEEYRKKVEFYMFRHKAKPGITGWAQINGWRGETDTLNKMEKRVEFDLHYIKHWSLWFDIKIIFMTIFKGFKNANAY comes from the coding sequence ATGACATCTTCAAGGACGTTTAAGCCTAATGGCTCGTCGGATGCAAATTTTTATCGATTATTCGATATTTTTGCATTGTTTTTAGCCTTTCAATGCTCAGCTTTGTTCTATAGTTTTGAGCTCACACCTATTTATATGGTTTCGGTTTTAACCGTTGCTTTAAGCTTTTTATATTGTGCTGAAATATTCTCCGCTTATCGCTCTTGGCGTGCTGGTAAATTTAGAACCATGGTGCTTTGTGCTTGGGGCTCCTTATTTTCTGCATTCTCTGTTTTATTAGTTATATCGTTTGCATTTAAGTTTACTGAGTCGCTTTCGCGTATTGGTCTGGGTTTGTGGTTTTTGTTAAGCGTAACTTTTTTATATTCTTGGCGCCTTGCTGCATACTTATTTAAAAGAAGTAGACGTAAACTAGGGTTGAATTTGCGTAATGTTGCTATTGTTGGGGCTACCGAGTCAGCAGTACATTTATATAACGAGATTGCTAAAAATGACGAACTTGGCTTTAAATTTTTAGGTTTTTATGACGACAGGCAACCAGAACGCCTTTTTGAAAACTCAGCAAAACACGATGTTGCAGGACGTATTCAAGATGTGGTTAATGCAGCGCGTAATGGTGAAATAGGTGTGTTGTATATTGCATTGCCAATGAAAGCTGATAAACGCATTGCTGATATTTTATTGCAGTTAGGTGATACAACGGTTGATGTGCATATAATTCCTGACTTTTTAATATCTAACTTAATACATGCTCGTATTGAGCATGTGGGGGATGTTGACACATTAAGTGTGTTTGAATCACCGTTTATAGGTGCTCGTGAATTTATAAAACGAACTGAAGATATAGTTGTAGCCTCTATTATTTTAATACTGATCTCTCCAATACTTGTTGCGATTGCATTTGCTGTTAAATTTACTTCAAAAGGCCCAGTGATTTTTAAGCAAGACCGGTATGGGCTTGATGGGCGTAAAATTAAAGTATGGAAGTTTCGTTCAATGAGCGTTACCGAAAACAGCGCAGTGGTAACGCAAGCCACAAAAAACGACGCGCGGATTACACCTTTAGGTAGTTTTTTACGCCGTACAAGCCTTGACGAATTACCGCAATTTATAAATGTTTTAAAAGGCGATATGTCGATAGTTGGGCCAAGGCCCCATGCTGTTGCCCATAATGAGGAATACCGTAAAAAAGTAGAGTTTTATATGTTTAGGCATAAAGCAAAGCCAGGTATTACAGGCTGGGCTCAAATTAACGGATGGCGCGGCGAAACTGATACGCTGAATAAAATGGAGAAGCGTGTAGAATTTGACTTACATTATATTAAGCACTGGTCGTTATGGTTTGATATAAAAATTATTTTTATGACAATTTTTAAAGGATTTAAGAATGCGAATGCATACTAA
- a CDS encoding serine O-acetyltransferase: MKLYKIGSWFYKNKIPLLPKLFNALIRIFHNSAVFSECEIGSNTIFAYGGIGVVIHKRSIIGKNCVIGSNVTIGGKSKSKNVPIIGDNCFIATGAKILGEVKVGNNCVVGANSVVVISVPDNSVVAGIPGKVIKSNVNPKDYY; this comes from the coding sequence ATGAAGTTATATAAAATAGGTTCTTGGTTTTATAAAAACAAAATCCCACTTTTACCAAAGTTATTTAATGCTTTAATTCGTATTTTCCACAATAGTGCTGTTTTTTCAGAGTGCGAAATTGGTAGTAACACTATATTCGCTTATGGTGGAATAGGGGTAGTAATACATAAAAGATCCATTATCGGCAAAAATTGTGTCATAGGATCTAATGTTACTATTGGCGGAAAATCTAAATCGAAAAATGTTCCCATTATTGGTGATAACTGTTTTATAGCTACAGGTGCTAAAATTTTGGGAGAAGTAAAAGTTGGCAATAATTGTGTTGTTGGAGCTAATAGCGTTGTAGTTATTAGCGTCCCAGACAATAGTGTAGTAGCTGGTATACCGGGTAAAGTAATTAAATCGAACGTTAACCCAAAGGACTACTATTAA
- a CDS encoding phenylacetate--CoA ligase family protein, translating into MFTNKIYQSSPILVQNVLLSIRALIRQKLRENKECAKLTSELMTHDFDINALSSYQTKMQKKIINEATQNTEFYKTNAKEINDFSFIDKKTINENKDQFLSSKRNGPIIKGATSGTTGSPLTILQNMESVVIEQAFVNRMMAWAGFKDGDKRAWIRGDMIVPLNQKKAPFWRYSYFENMIMLSSFHMSHQHLSSYIKAMADFDAQIIQAYPSSIVTLAKYLDTNDLYYPGVLKSIVTSSESLAREDKILVEKRFKCTVFDWYGLFERVAAIGSCEHGSYHILTDYSHVELIPAGKSEEGKERAEIIGTNYNNSLYPLIRYKTGDHVILSDKTSCGCGRVFPIVGSIEGRVGDYLVAEDGQKVHILNHIPKGVNGLLGTQFIQKELMKIEVLVTCNSDFIDSERLKLITNIKERLGHKMEVTITVVNDFIRTKNGKMRQAICEF; encoded by the coding sequence ATGTTTACGAATAAAATATATCAATCAAGCCCTATTTTAGTTCAAAATGTTTTATTAAGTATTAGAGCTCTTATAAGGCAGAAACTACGTGAGAATAAAGAGTGCGCAAAGCTTACTAGTGAACTGATGACTCACGATTTTGATATTAACGCATTAAGTAGTTACCAAACTAAAATGCAAAAAAAAATAATTAATGAAGCGACCCAAAATACTGAGTTTTATAAAACGAATGCAAAAGAAATAAACGATTTTTCTTTTATAGATAAAAAAACTATTAATGAAAATAAAGACCAATTTTTATCTTCAAAAAGAAACGGACCAATAATTAAAGGTGCAACTAGTGGGACTACAGGCTCTCCTTTGACAATCTTACAGAATATGGAGTCTGTAGTTATTGAGCAAGCATTCGTCAACAGGATGATGGCTTGGGCTGGCTTTAAGGATGGTGATAAAAGAGCATGGATAAGAGGGGATATGATTGTTCCTTTAAATCAAAAAAAAGCGCCATTTTGGCGTTACTCTTATTTTGAAAACATGATTATGCTTTCTTCATTTCATATGAGTCACCAGCATTTATCTAGTTATATTAAAGCAATGGCTGATTTTGATGCGCAAATAATTCAAGCATACCCATCTTCAATAGTTACACTCGCAAAATACTTAGATACTAATGATTTATATTATCCGGGTGTATTAAAGTCGATAGTTACCTCATCGGAGTCTTTGGCAAGAGAAGATAAAATATTAGTCGAAAAAAGATTTAAATGTACAGTATTTGATTGGTATGGCCTTTTTGAACGTGTTGCGGCTATTGGTAGTTGTGAGCACGGTTCTTATCATATTTTAACGGATTACTCGCACGTTGAATTAATTCCCGCAGGTAAAAGCGAAGAAGGTAAGGAAAGAGCAGAAATAATAGGTACTAATTACAATAATTCACTTTACCCATTAATACGCTATAAAACGGGTGATCATGTAATTTTATCGGATAAAACTTCATGTGGTTGTGGAAGAGTATTCCCTATTGTTGGGAGTATAGAAGGTCGGGTTGGCGATTACTTAGTCGCTGAAGATGGTCAAAAGGTACATATACTAAATCATATACCTAAAGGGGTTAATGGTTTATTAGGTACTCAATTCATTCAAAAAGAGTTAATGAAAATAGAAGTTTTAGTCACTTGTAATTCAGATTTTATCGACTCTGAGCGCTTAAAACTAATTACTAATATTAAAGAGCGGTTAGGCCATAAAATGGAAGTAACTATAACTGTAGTTAATGATTTTATTAGAACTAAAAATGGCAAAATGAGACAAGCTATTTGTGAATTTTAA
- a CDS encoding glycosyltransferase family 4 protein has protein sequence MKSKILVISVSNKAKGGVASVVTTFMNNDFLNKEHDIEYFHSHNPSGWGNKYFSLLISAIYFPFLLLFKRFNVAHIHGSLKGSFQRKSYFLFWLRLFSIPTIYQCHAAQVDKFFDNLNSKQKSRVINTFKKYELCLCLGSSWVKEFERLTDRNWNVLFNPVPEIKLNKVQHDTCNFTFMGELSQRKGIKDLLNAFALSPCDNARLLIAGNGNIQEIHDLCSTLKIADKVEVLGWIDKEQKLELLSRTDVVVLPSYAEGLPMSILEAMSVGLPVITTPVGAVEDAITHNVHGLLVQPGNIEQISDALNELTHNIDKRIQFGKAAKGKLLECFKDDVVAKSLSNYYQKLIIRAEK, from the coding sequence TTGAAAAGTAAAATTTTAGTCATTAGTGTTTCTAATAAAGCTAAGGGTGGTGTTGCCTCAGTAGTTACCACATTTATGAATAATGATTTTTTAAATAAAGAGCATGATATAGAGTATTTTCACTCTCACAACCCAAGTGGGTGGGGTAATAAGTACTTTTCGTTATTAATTTCGGCAATATATTTTCCTTTCTTACTATTATTTAAACGATTTAATGTTGCGCATATACATGGTTCGTTAAAAGGAAGTTTTCAGCGTAAAAGTTATTTTTTATTTTGGTTGAGACTTTTTTCCATACCAACGATTTATCAATGCCATGCAGCGCAAGTGGATAAATTTTTTGATAATTTAAACAGTAAACAAAAAAGCAGAGTAATTAATACGTTTAAAAAGTATGAATTATGTTTGTGTTTAGGATCTAGTTGGGTAAAAGAATTTGAGCGATTAACGGATAGAAATTGGAATGTTTTATTCAACCCAGTTCCTGAAATTAAATTAAATAAAGTACAGCACGATACTTGCAACTTTACTTTTATGGGAGAGTTATCACAGCGTAAGGGCATAAAAGATTTGTTAAATGCTTTTGCATTGTCACCTTGCGATAATGCTCGTTTACTAATTGCAGGTAATGGCAACATTCAAGAAATCCACGATTTATGTAGCACATTAAAAATTGCAGACAAAGTTGAAGTTTTGGGCTGGATCGATAAAGAACAAAAACTGGAGCTACTATCTCGCACTGATGTCGTTGTACTACCAAGTTATGCTGAAGGCCTACCTATGAGCATTCTCGAAGCTATGTCCGTAGGTTTGCCTGTTATAACAACACCCGTAGGTGCAGTAGAAGATGCAATTACACACAATGTTCATGGTTTGTTAGTACAACCAGGTAACATAGAGCAAATTTCTGATGCATTAAATGAGCTCACACATAACATAGACAAGCGAATTCAATTTGGAAAGGCTGCCAAGGGTAAGCTTTTAGAGTGTTTTAAAGATGATGTAGTAGCTAAAAGCTTATCAAATTACTACCAGAAATTAATTATAAGGGCGGAGAAATGA
- a CDS encoding aspartate-semialdehyde dehydrogenase codes for MSCQVGLITKKMFLIAKSDDYAGQDPFDGLNSKLFELFPRLKRGLVGLAWIQLHKRSAVNLRPLCGVPKKRNPKGIGLFILGLLEDYKAKNEQIYLDEAKELADWLLTQQSDKTTWLHSCWGYHFDWNARAFFVPKGKPNVITTIYVAQALYALSEVTGENKYREPALDSAHFIVKTLYKESDDKQFFGYIPGENTFVHNASLWGAAWVAKVATLTSNEHYKQLALNAARQSVKGQGADGSWVYGARHHHQFIDGFHTGYNLEALRLLSDTLNTDEFEESIKLGLQYYKEHLFEKDGTAKYYNNNRYPLDMHSVSQAIFTLLKVGKTAEDFAMAEKIINRSIETLYLSKEQRFIYQKNKLFTNKINYIRWTQAWVYYSFAYFHSQKHSQKIS; via the coding sequence ATGAGTTGTCAGGTTGGTTTAATAACAAAAAAAATGTTTCTTATCGCTAAAAGTGATGATTATGCAGGACAAGACCCATTTGATGGACTCAATAGTAAGCTATTTGAATTATTCCCTCGTTTAAAAAGGGGTCTTGTTGGGCTTGCTTGGATTCAGTTACATAAACGTTCAGCAGTAAACTTAAGACCATTATGCGGGGTACCAAAAAAGCGTAATCCTAAAGGAATTGGTTTATTTATTTTAGGTTTACTGGAAGACTATAAAGCAAAGAATGAGCAAATATATTTAGATGAAGCCAAAGAACTTGCTGACTGGTTGCTTACCCAACAAAGCGATAAAACTACTTGGTTACATAGTTGTTGGGGATATCATTTTGACTGGAATGCCCGCGCTTTTTTTGTGCCAAAGGGTAAGCCCAACGTTATTACCACTATTTATGTGGCACAAGCTTTATACGCATTAAGTGAAGTGACCGGCGAAAATAAATATAGAGAACCAGCGCTTGATAGTGCTCATTTTATTGTTAAAACTTTATACAAAGAAAGTGATGATAAACAGTTCTTTGGCTATATTCCAGGTGAAAACACATTTGTGCATAACGCAAGTCTATGGGGCGCTGCATGGGTAGCAAAAGTGGCTACACTTACAAGTAATGAACATTATAAGCAGCTTGCTTTAAATGCTGCGCGCCAGTCAGTAAAAGGTCAGGGAGCTGATGGCTCTTGGGTTTATGGCGCTCGCCATCATCATCAATTTATAGACGGTTTTCACACAGGCTACAATTTAGAAGCATTACGCTTATTAAGTGACACTCTAAATACAGATGAATTTGAAGAGTCTATTAAGCTAGGTTTACAATATTACAAAGAGCATCTATTCGAAAAAGACGGTACAGCTAAATATTATAATAACAACCGTTACCCATTAGACATGCATAGTGTTTCGCAAGCTATTTTTACGTTATTAAAAGTCGGTAAAACAGCCGAAGACTTTGCTATGGCTGAAAAAATAATAAACCGATCTATTGAAACACTGTACCTATCAAAAGAGCAGCGTTTTATTTATCAAAAAAATAAGCTTTTTACTAATAAAATAAACTACATACGTTGGACCCAAGCGTGGGTTTATTATTCGTTTGCTTACTTTCATAGTCAAAAACATAGTCAAAAAATTAGTTAA
- a CDS encoding sugar-transfer associated ATP-grasp domain-containing protein has product MKMLQLLKHTVMEKIRCLYLIKFNYRYKANMQRFKQSTDKKDIAVIKSEIKALKKYWGCFPLQYFNHDFYSANCTLTIDEMKQFIPSYYFYKIIFPQYDNSKALLNIVEDKIVMDVLFDGMNFPTANVIAKKKTRYIFNSKGIALNNDSFSELLSSSHSAKLFIKPANGRGGSGILIAKKQDDVYKIKGSDLELNFDYVSKLKGDFVIEEAISQHLDIEAVYAHSVNTLRVITKRNTQGQVEIIATTLRMGSKGSEIDNTSAGGLVIGIDLLTGHAFRDYATHEYGSSRFHEHPDSGFKFKDLIIPNWLNIQNEILELANKNIILNLTGWDIAITNNGIVVIEINTLFGIDGLQSALGGLKNKFMENYTVKL; this is encoded by the coding sequence ATGAAAATGTTACAGTTATTAAAACATACAGTTATGGAAAAAATTCGGTGCCTTTATTTAATTAAATTTAATTATAGGTACAAAGCAAATATGCAGCGTTTTAAGCAATCTACGGATAAAAAAGATATTGCTGTAATTAAGTCTGAAATTAAAGCATTGAAAAAGTATTGGGGGTGTTTTCCTTTGCAATATTTCAATCATGATTTTTACTCAGCTAATTGTACGTTGACCATCGATGAGATGAAGCAATTTATACCTAGTTATTATTTTTATAAGATTATATTTCCGCAGTATGATAACTCTAAAGCATTACTTAATATTGTAGAAGATAAAATAGTAATGGATGTGTTGTTTGATGGAATGAACTTCCCAACGGCAAATGTCATAGCTAAGAAAAAGACTCGCTATATTTTTAATTCAAAAGGTATTGCACTAAATAACGATAGTTTTTCAGAATTATTAAGCTCCTCCCATAGTGCTAAATTATTTATTAAACCTGCAAATGGGCGGGGAGGTAGTGGAATTTTAATTGCTAAAAAGCAAGACGATGTTTATAAAATTAAAGGCTCAGATTTAGAGTTAAACTTTGATTATGTTAGTAAGTTGAAAGGTGATTTTGTTATAGAAGAAGCTATTTCACAGCATTTGGATATCGAAGCCGTCTATGCTCACAGTGTAAACACTCTTAGGGTTATTACAAAAAGAAATACTCAAGGGCAAGTAGAGATAATAGCTACAACGCTAAGAATGGGGTCGAAGGGTAGTGAAATAGACAATACATCTGCAGGAGGCCTTGTTATAGGTATTGATTTACTAACTGGTCACGCTTTTAGAGATTATGCAACACATGAATATGGCTCATCCCGTTTTCATGAGCACCCAGACTCCGGTTTTAAATTTAAAGATTTAATAATACCTAATTGGTTAAATATTCAAAATGAAATATTAGAACTTGCGAATAAAAATATAATTTTGAATTTAACCGGCTGGGATATTGCTATAACAAATAATGGAATTGTAGTGATTGAAATCAATACATTATTTGGTATTGACGGATTACAGTCCGCATTAGGGGGCTTGAAAAATAAGTTTATGGAAAATTATACAGTAAAACTGTAA
- a CDS encoding WecB/TagA/CpsF family glycosyltransferase: MKRIEFLKAPMDIATMEETVSFIESRIEEKQFLQHVVVNVAKIVNMQKDPVLADSVRACDLINIDGMGVVFGARFLGHDVPERVAGVDLFHELLAMSARRDFPVFLLGATEEIVSKTVEVVKAQNPNLNIAGYHDGYFFGNKEGDDEEAVVNKIRESGAKLLFVAITSPKKENFINKWQDKLGVDFVMGVGGTFDVVAGKVKRAPQWMQNAGLEWFYRILQEPGRMWKRYFITNSKFALYLFKTKFFS, translated from the coding sequence ATGAAACGAATTGAATTTCTAAAAGCACCAATGGATATAGCAACAATGGAAGAAACAGTTTCTTTTATTGAAAGTAGAATAGAGGAAAAGCAATTTTTACAGCACGTGGTAGTTAATGTGGCAAAAATTGTGAACATGCAAAAAGATCCTGTTTTAGCTGATTCAGTAAGAGCGTGCGATTTAATAAATATAGATGGTATGGGCGTCGTGTTTGGGGCCCGCTTTTTAGGTCATGATGTACCAGAACGTGTTGCTGGTGTTGATTTATTCCATGAGCTGTTAGCCATGAGTGCCAGACGAGATTTTCCTGTTTTTTTACTCGGCGCTACTGAAGAAATTGTAAGCAAAACAGTGGAAGTAGTTAAAGCACAAAACCCTAATTTAAATATTGCTGGCTATCATGATGGTTATTTCTTTGGAAATAAAGAGGGGGATGATGAGGAAGCTGTTGTTAATAAAATACGGGAGTCTGGCGCTAAGTTATTGTTTGTTGCCATTACCTCACCTAAAAAAGAAAATTTTATCAATAAGTGGCAAGACAAACTTGGTGTTGATTTTGTAATGGGTGTTGGTGGTACGTTTGATGTCGTGGCAGGAAAGGTAAAACGTGCACCGCAGTGGATGCAAAATGCAGGTCTTGAATGGTTTTATAGGATTTTACAAGAGCCGGGGCGCATGTGGAAACGTTATTTTATAACTAATTCGAAGTTTGCTTTATATTTATTCAAAACGAAATTTTTTAGCTAA